The stretch of DNA ACGCGCTCGGGCGGATCCGGAGACTCGATCTCCAGCACCGTCTCCGCGCCCACCATCTCGCCGCGGATCGTGTCCTGGAGGACCGAGCCGGTGACGCGATAGCTCGCCTTCACGCGCATCCGCAGCCGGCCGACGCTCACCCTCAGCATGTGTCCATATCTGGACACCTGGGTCATGAGTCAGAACGCGATGGCGGCGCTGAAGTACATGAGCGGCGTGGGCGCGGAGCCCAGGCCGCCGAGGCTCGGCCCCTCGTCGGACGCGAACGTCATGTGGCCTTCCCCGGCCCGGCTCACCGTCGCGAGCTTCAAGAACGGGGTCACGGACGTCACGTCGGCCTCGAAGACGATCTCGCGCCGGGTGATCGTCGGGTCCAGCCCGCCT from Candidatus Methylomirabilota bacterium encodes:
- a CDS encoding OsmC-related (seleno)protein, with translation MTKVPGGLDPTITRREIVFEADVTSVTPFLKLATVSRAGEGHMTFASDEGPSLGGLGSAPTPLMYFSAAIAFULMTQVSRYGHMLRVSVGRLRMRVKASYRVTGSVLQDTIRGEMVGAETVLEIESPDPPERV